One part of the Bacteroidia bacterium genome encodes these proteins:
- a CDS encoding TonB-dependent receptor translates to MYFRILLLQFLLLLPYLLSAQRNISGIILGKDSQERLPFADIIIKGTKQGSSSNVDGYFSLLNVPEQALILKISYVGYASMEVGIEAGNDDIKDLEIELNFNFELEEVVLTAQSYKVMNASDGISTIQVSPAQLALFPNIGEVDIFRSLQLLPGVSGSNESSSGLYVRGGTPDQNLVLLDGMTVYNVDHFFGFFSAFNAEAIKDVQLYKGAFPAKYGGRLSSVVDLTGKTGDPNKLHGNFGVNLLNAKAGIQIPLFKKATFSLHGRRSYTDIIQNELYKEIFDVFTQTENLPNIDGLEVTTIEPEFYFFDLNSKLSINPTKKDVLAFSFYSGADHLIESNDITIERGENPTILIDLDLDEQSDWGNRGFSGKWSRQWNPKWYSNLLFASSNYFSKYNRDLGILASIPENDTVVVDRKIRTFEDNEVKDLSFRLDNEVQLNARHKLEFGSLLTEAKVDYEFVRDDTLSILDLEQEGRYAALYVSDIWKPSPKLSINAGIRGTYYNISNEIYWAPRFSFEYKLSDQIRLKGAYGKHFQFVNRIVNENVTEGSRDFWLLADDDLVKVSSAEHFVIGASYETDDFIFDVEAYRKNLTNLAEFSLRFQRADIDRDRLFFLGNGFAEGMEFLLQKKRGAYTGWVSYTLARVRNTFPGLNNGFEFSALHDQRHEFKTVHSYEYEDWRFAGTFVFASGKPFTEPAGQYSIDLLDGRTFNYISVGAKNGSRLPAYHRLDLSTHYLYELGRFDMDFGLSVFNFYNRENVWYREYDFTQTPPVISEIRYLGLTIILSADVRF, encoded by the coding sequence ATGTATTTCCGAATACTACTCTTACAGTTTTTACTGCTATTACCATATCTTCTATCTGCCCAGAGAAACATATCTGGAATAATCCTGGGAAAGGATAGCCAGGAACGCCTGCCGTTTGCCGACATCATTATCAAGGGGACAAAGCAAGGGAGTTCTTCAAATGTCGATGGCTATTTCTCTCTACTCAATGTTCCGGAGCAAGCCCTTATCCTGAAAATATCCTATGTAGGATATGCAAGTATGGAAGTGGGGATAGAAGCAGGCAATGATGATATCAAAGATCTGGAAATTGAGCTTAACTTTAATTTTGAATTGGAAGAAGTTGTTCTGACTGCCCAGTCTTATAAAGTGATGAATGCATCGGATGGGATCAGCACCATTCAAGTCTCGCCTGCACAATTAGCCCTATTCCCAAACATAGGAGAAGTAGATATTTTTCGATCATTGCAGTTGCTCCCGGGAGTAAGCGGAAGCAATGAAAGTTCCTCTGGCCTGTATGTCAGAGGAGGGACGCCGGATCAGAACCTGGTCCTTCTGGATGGCATGACGGTTTATAATGTCGATCACTTTTTTGGATTCTTTTCAGCCTTCAATGCCGAAGCCATAAAGGATGTTCAGCTGTATAAAGGAGCCTTTCCGGCAAAATATGGTGGCCGCTTATCAAGTGTCGTTGATCTTACGGGTAAAACTGGAGACCCCAATAAACTGCATGGAAACTTTGGGGTCAATCTGCTAAATGCTAAAGCAGGAATTCAAATCCCTCTGTTCAAAAAAGCTACTTTCTCTTTACACGGAAGAAGATCTTATACGGACATTATTCAGAACGAATTGTATAAAGAGATTTTTGATGTCTTTACCCAAACAGAAAATCTACCAAACATAGATGGATTGGAAGTAACTACTATAGAACCGGAGTTTTACTTCTTTGACCTCAATAGCAAATTGAGCATCAATCCTACGAAAAAAGATGTCCTGGCATTTTCGTTTTATTCAGGTGCGGACCATTTGATAGAGTCCAATGATATTACCATTGAAAGAGGAGAAAATCCGACCATTTTAATTGATCTGGATTTGGATGAGCAAAGTGACTGGGGAAATAGAGGTTTTAGCGGAAAGTGGTCCCGGCAATGGAATCCCAAATGGTACTCAAATCTGCTCTTCGCCTCCTCCAACTACTTCAGCAAATACAATCGAGATCTGGGTATTTTAGCTTCTATCCCGGAAAATGACACGGTTGTGGTAGACCGAAAAATCAGAACCTTTGAAGACAATGAGGTGAAAGACCTTAGTTTTCGCCTGGACAATGAAGTTCAACTAAACGCCAGACATAAACTGGAATTTGGAAGTTTACTTACTGAGGCAAAAGTAGATTATGAATTTGTTCGAGATGACACCTTAAGCATCCTGGATCTTGAACAAGAAGGCCGTTATGCAGCATTATATGTATCGGATATTTGGAAGCCCTCTCCCAAATTATCTATCAATGCTGGTATTCGAGGCACCTATTACAACATCAGCAATGAGATTTACTGGGCTCCCCGTTTCTCTTTCGAGTACAAGCTCAGCGATCAAATTCGCCTGAAAGGAGCTTATGGCAAGCATTTTCAATTTGTAAACAGAATTGTCAATGAGAATGTAACGGAAGGTTCCCGGGATTTTTGGTTATTGGCAGATGATGATTTGGTGAAAGTAAGCAGTGCCGAACATTTTGTAATCGGAGCCTCTTATGAAACCGATGATTTCATTTTTGATGTAGAAGCTTATAGAAAAAACCTCACAAATCTGGCCGAGTTTTCCCTGCGTTTTCAGAGAGCAGACATCGACCGGGATCGACTCTTTTTTCTCGGGAATGGATTTGCAGAAGGAATGGAGTTTTTACTCCAAAAGAAAAGAGGCGCATATACCGGCTGGGTAAGTTATACCCTGGCAAGGGTTCGGAATACCTTTCCCGGACTAAATAATGGCTTCGAATTTTCAGCCCTTCATGATCAAAGACATGAATTCAAAACCGTTCATTCTTATGAATATGAAGATTGGCGCTTTGCTGGCACCTTTGTCTTTGCCTCGGGGAAACCTTTCACCGAACCTGCCGGGCAATATTCCATCGATCTCCTGGATGGCAGAACGTTTAATTATATCAGCGTAGGTGCTAAGAATGGATCACGCTTGCCCGCCTATCATCGCCTCGATCTGTCTACGCATTACCTTTATGAACTGGGTCGATTTGATATGGATTTTGGCTTATCTGTATTCAATTTCTACAATCGGGAAAATGTCTGGTATCGGGAGTATGATTTCACCCAAACACCACCCGTTATTTCTGAGATCAGATATTTGGGCTTAACCATTATTCTATCTGCAGATGTTCGATTCTAA
- a CDS encoding glycosyl hydrolase: MKFKLVYTSLFLSLILISLESSGQVIPIGEGSYTLNFPGTDAAGRNSFPSGTPYTTGIAATKPVPTNDWWSHKVKNSHSANLFNYPFTMKTVNSGLVTTYIPWGVIDDIEPVTIGVSGLQAAAANVSDFSDWTVSMDWKDGSHHFQATSGIGMPFIYFNKDSSDIAEVKVREGTVTVLNEILIIENLRNGADFAVYAPQGSIWTQNGNSYTSSLNGNNYWSLAFLPQQGANLQASATAFQQYAYVFPTDTKVSWNYDEASALLTTDFLIETEVKEGTDSSMLIGLLPHQWANLAPSAPSFTSISYPTVRGELKMMEANGFQVENSFHGILPTLPYLDYYSQGFSPADLHSKIKLLENDQLNSWTDSYNEGQEMNRLIQTARIAELSGDSIALQKLLTTVKNRLEDWLEVNGSEVAFLFYYNQTWSALLGYPAGHGQDGNINDHHFHWGYFIHAAAFLEQYQPGWAADWGDMINLLVRDAASSDRDDDLFPFLRNFSPYGGHCWANGFASFPQGNDQESTSESMQFNSSLIHWGEVTGNDSIRDLGIYLYTTEQSAIEEYWFDVNERNFSSNHPYSLVSRVWGNSYDNGTFWTNDIAASYGIELYPIHGGSLYLGQDTNYVRKLWTEIEQNTGILNNVPNVNLWHDIMWEYLAFIDPQKAIDLYDSYPDRGLKFGVSDAQTYHWLHSMNVLGNVDVSLRADHPLAAAFNKNGNIIYVGQNYGTDSLNVNFSDGYNLMVPPRSMATSLDISLKGEISSSFSAAYPGGSVDLSVEVFGGTATKVAFYDGETYLGEVNQAPYVLTADNLTLGRHQFYARIFEANFFNISNSVSVIVGEQKPYGGENIAIPGSFQAAHYDVFEGGVGEGIAYQDANVVNEGNFRLDEYVDAETNAAEGDVVGWIRGGEWLEYTVEVQQAGYYDLSFRYACGNNAGGGPFRMESDGQIVKSGIGVTYTGGWNSWRTKTLANVPLKSGEQVLRLYFDQGELNLGEFDFSYESPLTYSQAVAKAGPNQIIVLPQDSAFLDGSASFDPDGNNLTYQWTQLYGPSILSFDNSQSAQTRIDSLIEGIYLIKLRVDNGSYSDEDEVYIISSLSDNVPPTVSIKSPLNNSTFIEGDLISISAIATDLNDSIQSVKFFVDGAEIGTDSQYPYEYDWTSIPGNYSLSAVAFDHNNASDTSETVVVEFTEAPSCNGTSWDGDFSYEFSDDPENPTLTFIPSGAGVGDPTCILYYGTDPNGLPGYGVTPNVPFRLNAAEGSLIYFYYTYSFPGAVEKNNSANKDSYVVGSCRSVSAKDFQELELTYYPNPVDDVLNIELPEGENEVMVYDVSGSLLDKSRIRGSLYSFDMSAYAKGIYFVRVINKDRLATLKVIK, from the coding sequence ATGAAATTCAAGCTAGTTTATACCTCCTTATTTTTGTCCCTGATACTTATTTCACTTGAATCCTCAGGACAAGTTATACCCATTGGTGAGGGCAGTTATACCCTCAATTTTCCCGGGACAGATGCGGCCGGTAGAAATAGTTTTCCTTCGGGAACTCCTTATACTACAGGAATAGCTGCTACAAAACCGGTGCCTACCAATGACTGGTGGTCTCATAAAGTAAAAAATAGCCACTCCGCCAATCTGTTCAATTACCCCTTTACCATGAAAACTGTCAATAGTGGATTGGTTACGACTTATATCCCCTGGGGAGTTATAGATGATATTGAGCCAGTAACTATAGGGGTAAGTGGATTGCAAGCTGCTGCTGCAAATGTTTCAGATTTTTCTGATTGGACAGTGAGTATGGATTGGAAGGACGGGAGCCATCATTTCCAGGCAACTTCCGGCATAGGAATGCCTTTCATTTATTTCAACAAGGATTCCTCAGATATAGCGGAAGTAAAAGTGAGAGAAGGAACGGTTACAGTTCTAAATGAAATACTAATCATAGAAAATCTGCGAAATGGAGCTGACTTTGCCGTTTATGCTCCACAGGGAAGTATTTGGACCCAAAATGGGAATAGCTATACTTCCAGCCTGAACGGAAATAACTATTGGTCCCTGGCTTTTCTTCCTCAACAAGGAGCTAATCTTCAGGCTTCTGCAACTGCCTTTCAACAATATGCTTATGTCTTCCCCACAGATACGAAAGTATCCTGGAATTATGATGAGGCAAGTGCCCTCCTTACAACAGATTTTCTGATTGAAACGGAAGTAAAGGAAGGCACGGATTCCAGTATGCTGATTGGATTACTTCCACATCAATGGGCGAATCTTGCTCCTTCTGCTCCCTCATTTACATCCATTAGTTATCCGACTGTAAGAGGAGAATTAAAGATGATGGAGGCTAATGGATTTCAGGTGGAAAATAGCTTCCACGGAATACTGCCCACTTTGCCCTACCTGGATTACTATAGTCAGGGCTTTAGTCCTGCTGATTTACATAGCAAAATAAAACTGCTGGAAAATGATCAGTTGAATAGCTGGACCGACTCCTATAATGAAGGCCAGGAAATGAATCGCTTGATCCAGACCGCGAGAATAGCAGAATTGAGTGGAGATAGCATTGCCTTGCAGAAATTATTGACGACCGTAAAAAACCGATTGGAAGATTGGTTGGAGGTGAATGGAAGTGAAGTGGCATTCCTGTTTTATTATAATCAAACCTGGTCAGCCCTTTTGGGATATCCAGCCGGTCATGGACAAGATGGCAATATCAATGATCACCATTTCCACTGGGGATATTTTATCCATGCAGCGGCCTTTTTGGAGCAATATCAGCCGGGTTGGGCAGCAGATTGGGGAGATATGATCAATCTGCTGGTAAGAGATGCAGCAAGCAGTGATCGTGATGATGATCTGTTCCCCTTTCTCCGGAACTTTAGTCCTTATGGAGGACATTGCTGGGCAAATGGTTTTGCCAGCTTTCCACAAGGCAATGATCAGGAGTCTACTTCAGAAAGTATGCAGTTCAATTCTTCCCTCATCCATTGGGGAGAAGTAACAGGCAATGACTCTATCAGAGATCTGGGGATTTACTTATATACTACTGAGCAATCGGCAATTGAAGAATATTGGTTTGATGTAAACGAAAGAAATTTCTCTTCTAATCATCCGTATAGCCTGGTTTCAAGGGTTTGGGGCAATAGTTACGACAATGGTACTTTTTGGACCAATGATATTGCCGCCTCCTACGGCATAGAACTCTATCCCATTCATGGAGGTTCTCTATATTTGGGACAAGACACGAATTATGTGCGGAAACTCTGGACGGAAATTGAGCAAAATACCGGCATTCTCAATAATGTCCCCAATGTCAATCTTTGGCATGATATCATGTGGGAATACCTGGCATTTATCGATCCACAAAAAGCCATCGATTTGTATGACAGTTATCCCGATAGAGGCCTAAAATTCGGAGTTTCTGATGCACAAACCTATCACTGGCTTCATAGCATGAATGTGCTGGGAAATGTAGATGTCTCTTTAAGAGCTGATCATCCCCTGGCGGCTGCTTTCAACAAGAATGGAAACATTATTTATGTGGGACAGAATTATGGAACAGACAGCCTGAACGTCAATTTTTCAGATGGTTATAATTTGATGGTTCCTCCCAGAAGTATGGCGACTAGTCTGGACATATCTTTGAAAGGGGAAATCAGTTCAAGTTTCTCGGCTGCTTATCCGGGCGGTAGTGTAGACTTAAGTGTGGAGGTTTTCGGCGGAACAGCGACTAAAGTAGCCTTCTATGATGGGGAGACTTATTTGGGAGAAGTAAATCAGGCCCCGTATGTCTTGACAGCTGACAATCTTACCCTCGGAAGGCATCAATTTTATGCCCGAATCTTTGAAGCTAACTTCTTTAACATCAGCAATAGTGTGAGTGTAATTGTAGGAGAACAGAAGCCTTATGGTGGGGAAAATATTGCTATTCCGGGCTCATTTCAAGCGGCTCACTATGATGTCTTTGAAGGAGGTGTTGGAGAAGGAATAGCTTATCAGGATGCAAATGTTGTTAACGAAGGAAACTTTCGGCTGGACGAGTATGTGGATGCTGAGACAAATGCTGCTGAGGGGGATGTTGTAGGTTGGATTAGAGGAGGAGAGTGGCTGGAATATACGGTGGAAGTTCAGCAAGCCGGGTATTATGATTTAAGTTTTCGCTATGCTTGCGGGAATAATGCAGGAGGAGGACCTTTTCGGATGGAATCTGATGGCCAGATTGTGAAATCAGGCATAGGCGTTACCTATACCGGCGGATGGAATAGCTGGAGAACCAAAACCTTAGCAAATGTTCCGCTGAAAAGCGGCGAACAAGTATTGAGGCTCTATTTTGATCAGGGAGAATTGAATTTGGGGGAATTTGACTTCAGCTATGAATCTCCTCTGACCTATAGCCAGGCAGTTGCAAAAGCGGGCCCTAATCAAATCATTGTATTGCCACAAGACTCGGCCTTTCTGGATGGAAGTGCCAGTTTTGATCCGGATGGAAATAATTTGACTTATCAATGGACACAGCTTTATGGTCCCTCCATTCTTTCCTTTGATAATTCTCAGTCAGCTCAAACAAGAATAGATTCTCTCATTGAAGGGATATATTTGATAAAATTGAGGGTAGATAATGGTAGCTATTCGGATGAAGACGAAGTGTATATTATTTCAAGCTTATCGGATAATGTGCCTCCTACGGTTTCGATTAAGTCTCCTCTCAATAATTCCACTTTTATAGAAGGAGATCTCATCAGTATTTCAGCAATAGCCACTGACCTGAATGACAGCATCCAGTCTGTAAAATTCTTTGTTGATGGAGCAGAAATAGGGACAGATAGTCAATATCCTTATGAATATGATTGGACTTCGATCCCAGGCAATTATAGCTTGTCAGCCGTTGCCTTTGACCATAATAATGCCTCCGATACTTCAGAAACGGTAGTTGTTGAATTTACAGAAGCTCCTTCCTGTAATGGGACTTCCTGGGATGGGGATTTTAGTTATGAATTTTCTGATGATCCAGAAAATCCTACCCTGACTTTTATCCCATCGGGAGCGGGAGTTGGTGACCCGACTTGTATCCTGTATTATGGAACAGATCCCAATGGCCTGCCGGGCTATGGGGTTACACCTAATGTGCCTTTTCGCCTAAATGCAGCGGAAGGAAGTCTGATTTATTTCTATTACACTTATTCCTTTCCGGGGGCAGTTGAAAAAAATAATTCGGCCAATAAGGATAGCTATGTGGTAGGAAGTTGTAGAAGCGTTTCTGCAAAAGACTTTCAGGAGCTGGAATTGACCTATTATCCAAATCCGGTGGATGATGTACTGAATATAGAACTGCCTGAGGGAGAGAATGAGGTTATGGTCTATGATGTTAGTGGAAGCTTGTTGGATAAATCCAGGATCAGGGGAAGTCTCTATTCTTTTGATATGAGCGCTTATGCTAAGGGTATTTATTTTGTCAGAGTTATAAATAAGGATCGTCTGGCTACCCTTAAAGTGATAAAGTAG
- a CDS encoding CotH kinase family protein: MKNLLLLFILIVSISYQSKAQDLPAAWKLSEDGRRLIAGGENQGGFFSPDQIQEVQLSFAQANWWNLLEANYDSGTDLLATCWINGVQYDSVGVRFKGATSYRRNNTDKKSFNITLDYIIDGQDIEGYNTFNLNCGWDDNSSMKEVLYNTLGYRYYMGLKSNYANLSINGQYWGPYQSVQQFDSDYIKEWYLSNNGTIWRAERTAGTTGGGGGGGRPNFGAGRSSLNYNGPDSSDYNTDYTLKRTEQADPWAGLIAACDVLNNEPLISLEEELSKVLDIDKTCWYLAHEVIFSDDDSYINKGGSDYYVYFEAETGRIIPMEYDGNSVLGANNLNWDLFYRENETDFPLMNRFLSIPSIRQRYLAHVRSILEDYFTSSYADPLIDDWAAMIDSSVQADPKKFYTYSEYQSALNSLKQSIVTRRNFLLNDAELTNINPLSIDQVSYSVNGQNWQAPTSTEEVDVQSLISGSSGVSSVWLYYGESLSGSFEKIEMFDDGLHNDGAAADGQYGASIPPMSLGTYVRFYVEAIANDAASTKSYEPKGAEHDVYIYQVLTESATDKPIVINELMAQNDAAVADSAGDYDDWLELYNTSGTSVDLSGWSLSDDINELDKYVFPSGSILDADSYLVIWADEDLDQGDFHADFKLSADGESLYLSNNMQELVDVVNFPSTNADMAYARLPNGSGPFIFQAHTIGQFNGSANSATDLDPELDFKLYPNPASDFIRLEFEVGNEKLYTLKIYSISGKVLYESHDLLSADIIIGLSGFAQGIYVIQVELEDRLFSKKFIKQ, translated from the coding sequence TTGAAGAACCTACTGCTTTTATTCATACTTATCGTCTCTATCAGCTATCAAAGTAAGGCCCAGGATTTACCTGCTGCCTGGAAGTTATCCGAGGATGGCCGAAGGTTGATCGCTGGAGGTGAGAATCAGGGGGGCTTTTTTAGCCCTGATCAAATTCAGGAAGTGCAACTTTCATTTGCTCAGGCGAATTGGTGGAATTTGTTAGAAGCAAATTATGATAGTGGAACAGATTTGCTGGCAACTTGCTGGATAAATGGGGTTCAATATGATAGTGTAGGGGTACGCTTTAAAGGTGCCACTTCATACCGAAGAAATAATACAGATAAGAAATCATTTAATATTACCCTGGATTACATCATAGATGGCCAGGACATAGAGGGGTATAATACCTTCAACCTCAATTGTGGCTGGGATGATAATTCCTCTATGAAAGAGGTATTGTATAATACTTTAGGCTACCGATATTATATGGGCCTGAAGTCAAATTATGCGAATCTGAGTATCAATGGTCAATATTGGGGCCCTTATCAAAGTGTTCAGCAATTTGACTCGGATTATATCAAAGAATGGTACCTAAGCAATAATGGTACAATCTGGCGAGCGGAGAGAACTGCAGGTACTACAGGCGGTGGAGGTGGGGGAGGACGCCCAAATTTTGGAGCTGGCCGATCCAGCCTCAATTATAATGGGCCTGATAGTAGCGATTATAATACAGATTACACCCTCAAACGCACGGAGCAAGCTGATCCCTGGGCAGGACTGATAGCTGCCTGTGATGTGTTGAATAATGAGCCCTTGATAAGCCTGGAAGAGGAATTATCCAAAGTTCTGGACATAGACAAAACATGTTGGTACCTCGCACATGAGGTTATCTTTTCTGATGATGATAGTTATATCAATAAAGGGGGGAGTGATTATTATGTCTATTTTGAAGCCGAGACGGGCCGGATCATTCCCATGGAATATGATGGCAATAGTGTCTTGGGAGCTAATAATTTGAATTGGGATCTTTTTTATCGGGAAAACGAAACTGACTTCCCTCTCATGAATCGTTTCTTGTCTATCCCTTCTATTCGGCAGCGCTACCTCGCTCATGTTCGATCGATACTTGAAGATTATTTTACTTCTAGCTATGCTGATCCTTTGATAGATGATTGGGCAGCTATGATTGACTCTTCCGTTCAGGCAGATCCAAAAAAGTTTTATACGTATTCAGAATATCAATCTGCTTTAAACTCCCTGAAACAAAGTATTGTGACAAGGAGAAATTTTCTTCTCAATGATGCTGAATTGACCAATATAAATCCTCTTTCTATTGACCAAGTCAGCTATTCTGTAAATGGACAAAATTGGCAGGCTCCGACTTCAACTGAGGAAGTGGATGTTCAATCCCTGATATCCGGAAGTAGTGGAGTTTCTTCTGTCTGGCTTTACTATGGAGAAAGCCTTAGCGGTTCCTTTGAGAAAATTGAGATGTTTGATGATGGATTGCACAATGATGGTGCAGCAGCTGACGGTCAGTATGGAGCCAGCATACCGCCGATGAGTTTGGGAACCTATGTTCGCTTTTATGTAGAAGCCATAGCAAATGATGCAGCCTCTACGAAGAGCTACGAACCCAAAGGGGCCGAACATGATGTATATATATATCAAGTACTCACAGAATCTGCCACAGACAAGCCTATCGTGATCAATGAGCTCATGGCTCAAAATGATGCAGCGGTTGCGGACTCAGCCGGAGATTATGATGATTGGCTGGAACTCTATAATACAAGCGGAACGTCTGTGGATTTAAGTGGCTGGAGTTTGAGTGATGATATAAATGAATTGGACAAATATGTGTTTCCATCCGGAAGCATACTGGATGCCGATAGTTATTTAGTCATTTGGGCAGATGAGGATTTGGATCAAGGAGACTTTCATGCCGATTTTAAACTTTCTGCAGATGGAGAAAGCCTGTACCTTTCCAATAATATGCAGGAATTGGTGGATGTGGTAAATTTCCCTTCAACAAATGCTGATATGGCCTATGCGCGCCTACCCAATGGCAGTGGCCCCTTTATTTTTCAAGCACATACAATCGGGCAATTCAATGGCTCTGCGAATAGTGCTACTGATTTGGATCCTGAGCTAGACTTCAAGCTTTATCCCAATCCAGCCTCAGATTTTATTAGGCTTGAGTTTGAAGTCGGAAATGAAAAGTTGTATACCCTGAAAATCTATAGCATTAGTGGGAAAGTGCTTTATGAAAGTCATGATCTTTTATCAGCAGACATAATCATAGGGCTTTCTGGTTTTGCTCAGGGGATTTATGTGATTCAAGTAGAGCTTGAGGACAGATTGTTCTCCAAAAAATTCATAAAACAATGA
- a CDS encoding GDSL-type esterase/lipase family protein gives MKKFIALLCFVFVCNSSWAQREISLYEGKAPGSEDWTWSEQVSTQNPFYTKLVYNVAEPTITAYLPPYYLATGTAVIIAPGGAFHVLSIESEGHEVAKWLNSKGIAAFVLKYRLTRSLTDKPVEELAPLMSDFKKLDEKNAPTVKLALADGLTAIKYVREHAKEFDVNPDKIGFMGFSAGATLCMSVAYNANEENRPNFIAPIYPYENAIIGSEVPNAKTPIFVAVAGDDQLKLMPHSLNIYQKWFEKGQPAELHVYEKGGHGFGMRKQNLPTDSWHDRFWEWLQLHGYHKKLYPNKYEKLYGQEAVAQGKIDQVKQMQNDYAQLARYKEANSAILPRKNGEERVVFLGNSITEAWARDVPEFFEKHPFIGRGISGQTSTQLLLRFRQDVVELQPNLVVLHIGTNDVAENTGPYDPEFTMSNIISMVEIARANGIKVLLASVLPATKFEWKRALGDRSTMILDLNDRIKSYANKEEIPYVDYHSAMKNEQNGMDPDIAADGVHPSLKGYGIMKSLVLPIINTHLK, from the coding sequence ATGAAAAAATTCATAGCCCTCCTCTGTTTTGTATTTGTTTGTAATTCGAGTTGGGCACAACGGGAGATTTCCCTATATGAAGGAAAGGCTCCCGGATCTGAAGATTGGACCTGGTCCGAGCAAGTCAGTACCCAAAATCCTTTCTATACAAAGTTGGTCTATAATGTTGCAGAGCCAACAATCACGGCCTATCTGCCTCCATACTATCTTGCTACAGGAACAGCAGTAATAATAGCTCCCGGAGGAGCATTTCATGTATTAAGTATTGAGAGCGAAGGCCATGAAGTTGCTAAATGGTTAAATAGTAAAGGAATTGCAGCATTTGTTTTAAAATACAGGTTAACAAGGAGTCTCACTGATAAACCTGTGGAGGAATTGGCGCCCTTGATGTCAGATTTCAAAAAACTCGATGAGAAAAATGCTCCGACAGTTAAACTGGCTCTTGCAGATGGATTAACTGCTATAAAATACGTTCGGGAACATGCCAAAGAATTTGATGTTAATCCCGACAAAATCGGTTTTATGGGCTTTTCTGCAGGTGCCACCCTTTGTATGTCTGTTGCCTACAATGCAAATGAAGAAAATCGCCCCAATTTTATAGCGCCTATATATCCTTATGAAAATGCCATCATTGGATCTGAAGTGCCTAATGCAAAGACTCCCATCTTTGTGGCAGTTGCTGGTGATGATCAATTAAAACTTATGCCGCACAGCCTGAATATTTACCAAAAATGGTTTGAAAAGGGGCAGCCAGCTGAATTGCATGTGTATGAGAAAGGAGGCCATGGATTTGGAATGAGGAAACAAAATCTTCCTACTGATAGCTGGCACGATCGATTCTGGGAGTGGTTGCAACTACATGGGTACCATAAAAAACTTTATCCCAATAAATATGAAAAACTCTATGGGCAAGAGGCAGTGGCCCAGGGGAAAATTGATCAAGTAAAGCAGATGCAAAATGATTATGCCCAATTGGCAAGGTATAAAGAAGCAAACTCAGCAATCCTTCCACGTAAAAATGGCGAAGAGCGGGTCGTGTTTTTAGGAAATTCTATTACAGAGGCCTGGGCCAGAGATGTCCCGGAATTTTTTGAAAAACATCCTTTTATTGGGCGCGGCATTAGCGGTCAAACCTCTACCCAATTGCTGCTGCGTTTTCGTCAGGATGTGGTCGAATTGCAACCCAATCTCGTCGTGCTTCATATAGGAACCAATGATGTTGCTGAAAATACGGGACCCTATGACCCTGAATTCACCATGAGTAATATTATCTCTATGGTAGAAATCGCCCGGGCAAACGGGATCAAAGTCCTGCTGGCTTCAGTTTTGCCAGCTACCAAATTTGAATGGAAGCGGGCTTTAGGAGATCGTTCGACTATGATCCTGGATTTGAATGATCGGATAAAATCCTATGCAAACAAAGAAGAGATCCCTTATGTAGATTATCATTCGGCCATGAAAAATGAGCAAAATGGGATGGATCCCGACATTGCAGCCGATGGAGTCCACCCTTCTTTGAAAGGATATGGCATCATGAAAAGCCTGGTCTTGCCGATAATAAATACGCATCTAAAATAA